A region from the Pseudonocardia petroleophila genome encodes:
- a CDS encoding acyclic terpene utilization AtuA family protein, whose amino-acid sequence MKDDVRIGCFAAFWGDTTAAIHDILDGAEVDYLVADYLSEITMALLARARAKDADGGFIADFVATVAPVLPQIAERGIKVVTNAGALNPAAAAKAMRAAVAEAGVRLTVAAVEGDDLMPRLAEIRAGSPTDMFTGEPLPAQPGSLNAYLGARPVAAALAAGADIVIAGRCVDAAVVLGPLMHEFGWKDDEYDLLAAGTLVGHILECGPQATGGNSTDWASVPGWERMGYPVAQCRPDGTAVISKPRGTGGLVTPATVGEQVLYEIGDPGAYLMADVVCDWRDVVLTQDGQDRVRVVGARGSAPTTTYKVTATSVDGYRALTTAMFAGAGAAGKARRMAEALVTRTQRLIADSGFEPLTESSIEVVGAGDVMGRERDDAATEAVVKIGVRHPARAALEIFSVEFVSFALVAQGMTGVFAGRPRVAPSIAVHHLLVDKAGTPVRVLLGDPDAGGRAFDVEIAHGDPGAATGTPQLADEDTTPTGTSVPLGAIAYGRSGDKGDLANIGLLARRPEFASVVRDQVTAARVAEHFAHLEPDGVRRWAVPGLDGINIVLDGVLGGTGGTSTLRYDPQGKSYAAMLLTMPVVVPTEWTRDGVIA is encoded by the coding sequence ATGAAGGACGACGTGCGCATCGGATGCTTCGCCGCGTTCTGGGGTGACACCACGGCCGCGATCCACGACATCCTCGACGGTGCCGAGGTCGACTACCTGGTCGCCGACTACCTCTCCGAGATCACGATGGCGCTGCTCGCCCGAGCGCGCGCCAAGGATGCCGACGGAGGTTTCATCGCGGACTTCGTGGCCACGGTCGCCCCGGTCCTGCCGCAGATCGCCGAGCGGGGCATCAAGGTCGTCACCAACGCCGGTGCGCTGAACCCGGCCGCCGCCGCGAAGGCGATGCGTGCGGCGGTCGCCGAGGCGGGGGTGCGCCTGACGGTCGCGGCCGTCGAGGGCGACGACCTGATGCCGCGACTCGCCGAGATCCGTGCCGGGTCGCCGACGGACATGTTCACGGGGGAGCCGCTCCCCGCGCAGCCGGGTTCGCTCAACGCCTACCTCGGTGCCCGCCCGGTCGCCGCGGCCCTCGCCGCCGGCGCGGACATCGTCATCGCGGGGCGATGCGTGGACGCCGCGGTCGTCCTGGGCCCCCTGATGCACGAGTTCGGCTGGAAGGACGACGAGTACGACCTGCTGGCGGCCGGCACGCTCGTCGGGCACATCCTCGAGTGCGGGCCCCAGGCCACAGGTGGCAACTCGACGGACTGGGCGTCGGTGCCGGGCTGGGAGCGGATGGGCTACCCGGTGGCGCAGTGCCGGCCCGACGGGACCGCTGTGATCAGCAAGCCGCGGGGCACGGGAGGGCTCGTCACACCGGCGACGGTGGGGGAGCAGGTCCTCTACGAGATCGGGGACCCCGGTGCGTACCTGATGGCCGACGTCGTCTGCGACTGGCGCGACGTCGTGCTCACCCAGGACGGACAGGACCGCGTCCGCGTCGTGGGCGCCCGCGGGTCCGCGCCCACCACGACCTACAAGGTGACCGCGACGAGCGTGGACGGGTACCGCGCCCTGACCACCGCGATGTTCGCCGGTGCCGGCGCAGCGGGTAAGGCGCGTCGGATGGCGGAGGCGCTGGTCACCCGCACCCAGCGGCTGATCGCCGACTCCGGGTTCGAGCCGCTGACCGAGTCGTCGATCGAGGTCGTCGGGGCCGGGGACGTGATGGGCCGGGAGCGCGACGACGCCGCGACCGAGGCCGTCGTGAAGATCGGCGTGCGGCACCCCGCCCGGGCGGCTCTGGAGATCTTCTCGGTCGAGTTCGTCTCCTTCGCCCTCGTCGCCCAGGGCATGACCGGGGTGTTCGCCGGGCGGCCGCGCGTCGCGCCGTCGATCGCGGTGCACCACCTGCTCGTGGACAAGGCCGGGACACCGGTCCGGGTCCTGCTCGGCGACCCCGATGCGGGCGGGCGGGCCTTCGACGTCGAGATCGCGCACGGCGATCCGGGTGCAGCGACCGGTACCCCCCAGCTGGCGGACGAGGACACCACGCCGACGGGTACCTCAGTCCCGCTCGGCGCCATCGCCTACGGCCGCAGCGGGGACAAGGGCGACCTCGCCAACATCGGGTTGCTCGCCCGGCGGCCCGAGTTCGCGTCGGTCGTCCGCGACCAGGTCACCGCCGCCCGGGTCGCCGAGCACTTCGCGCACCTGGAGCCCGACGGGGTGCGACGGTGGGCCGTCCCGGGGCTCGACGGGATCAACATCGTCCTCGACGGGGTGCTGGGCGGCACCGGCGGAACGTCGACGCTGCGCTACGACCCGCAGGGCAAGTCGTACGCCGCGATGCTCCTGACGATGCCGGTCGTCGTCCCGACCGAGTGGACGCGGGACGGGGTGATCGCATGA